The following are encoded in a window of Bradyrhizobium guangdongense genomic DNA:
- a CDS encoding tripartite tricarboxylate transporter permease — protein MELFANLAHGFAVAFSPINLLMCLIGALVGTLVGVLPGIGTIATVAMLLPITFGLPPVGALIMLAGIYYGAQYGGSTTSILVNIPGEATSVVTAIDGHAMAKQGRAGPALAIAAIGSFFAGCVATVLIAVLGAPLTKLALAFGPAEYFSLMVLGLIFAVVLAKGSVLKAIAMIVFGLLLSMVGSDIETGASRMAFNIPELADGLGFATVAMGVFGFAEIIRNLDAGAEMNRDLVQQKITGLMPTRKDLIDSAPAIGRGTVLGSILGILPGGGAVIASFAAYTLEKKLAKNPSRFGRGAIEGVAAPESANNAAAQTSFIPLLTLGIPPNAVMALMVGAMTIHGIVPGPQVMQKQPDLVWGMIASMWIGNLMLIIINLPLVGIWVRLLRVPYRLMFPSIVIFCAIGIYSVNNAPVDVILAGVFGLVGYWLIKHDFEPAPLLLGMVLGPLMEENLRRALLISRGDWSVFLTRPLSAVLLAIAAFLLVLTVLPVLRAKRDEVFTESEN, from the coding sequence ATGGAGCTCTTTGCCAACCTCGCCCACGGTTTTGCCGTCGCCTTCTCTCCAATCAACCTTCTGATGTGCCTGATCGGTGCGCTCGTCGGCACGCTGGTCGGCGTGCTGCCGGGCATCGGCACCATTGCCACGGTCGCGATGCTGCTGCCGATCACCTTCGGTCTGCCGCCGGTGGGTGCGCTGATCATGCTCGCAGGTATCTATTACGGTGCCCAGTACGGCGGCTCGACCACGTCGATCCTGGTCAACATTCCAGGCGAAGCGACATCGGTCGTCACCGCCATCGACGGCCACGCGATGGCCAAGCAGGGCCGTGCCGGTCCGGCGCTGGCGATCGCCGCGATCGGCTCGTTCTTCGCCGGCTGCGTCGCGACCGTGCTCATCGCCGTGCTCGGCGCGCCGCTGACCAAGCTGGCGCTCGCCTTCGGTCCGGCGGAATACTTCTCGCTGATGGTGCTCGGCCTGATCTTCGCGGTGGTGCTCGCCAAGGGCTCGGTGCTGAAGGCAATCGCGATGATCGTGTTCGGCCTGCTGCTGTCGATGGTGGGCTCCGACATCGAGACCGGCGCCTCGCGCATGGCCTTCAACATTCCGGAGCTTGCCGACGGTCTCGGCTTTGCGACGGTGGCGATGGGCGTGTTCGGCTTTGCCGAGATCATCCGCAATCTCGACGCCGGCGCCGAAATGAACCGCGACCTCGTGCAGCAGAAGATCACCGGTCTGATGCCGACCAGAAAGGATCTGATCGACTCGGCGCCCGCGATCGGACGCGGCACCGTGCTCGGCTCGATCCTCGGCATCCTGCCGGGCGGCGGCGCGGTCATCGCCTCGTTCGCGGCCTACACGCTCGAGAAGAAGCTGGCCAAGAACCCGTCGCGGTTCGGCCGTGGCGCGATCGAGGGCGTGGCGGCGCCGGAAAGCGCCAACAACGCGGCGGCGCAAACGTCCTTCATCCCGCTGCTCACCCTCGGCATCCCACCGAACGCGGTGATGGCGCTGATGGTGGGCGCGATGACCATTCACGGCATCGTCCCCGGCCCGCAGGTGATGCAGAAGCAGCCGGATCTGGTCTGGGGCATGATCGCCTCGATGTGGATCGGCAATCTGATGCTGATCATCATCAACCTGCCGCTGGTCGGCATCTGGGTGCGCCTCTTGCGCGTGCCGTATAGGCTGATGTTCCCCTCGATCGTGATCTTCTGTGCGATCGGCATCTACTCGGTGAACAACGCGCCGGTCGACGTCATCCTTGCGGGCGTGTTCGGCCTGGTCGGCTACTGGCTGATCAAGCACGATTTCGAGCCGGCGCCGCTGCTGCTCGGCATGGTGCTCGGACCGCTGATGGAAGAGAACCTGCGCCGCGCGCTGCTGATCTCGCGCGGTGACTGGAGCGTGTTCCTGACCCGTCCGCTCTCGGCGGTGCTGCTCGCGATTGCGGCTTTCCTGCTGGTGCTCACGGTGCTGCCGGTGCTGCGCGCCAAGCGCGACGAGGTGTTCACCGAATCCGAGAACTGA
- a CDS encoding thymidylate synthase — MHQYQDLLERILSDGAEKTDRTGTGTLSVFGHQMRFNLSAGFPMLTTKRLPLKAIVHELLWFLKGDTNIKYLRDNGVTIWDEWADANGDLGPVYGHQWRSWPAPDGRSIDQIANVVDMIKRNPDSRRLIVTAWNPADVEKMALPPCHCLFQFYVANGKLSCQLYQRSADVFLGVPFNIASYALLTMMVAQVTGLKPGDFVHSFGDTHLYSNHLEQARLQLTRAPRALPVMRINPDVKDIFSFRYEDFELVGYDPHPHIKAEVAV; from the coding sequence ATGCACCAATATCAGGACCTGCTCGAGCGGATTCTTTCAGACGGCGCCGAGAAGACCGACCGGACAGGTACCGGCACGCTGTCGGTGTTCGGCCATCAGATGCGCTTCAATCTGTCCGCCGGCTTTCCGATGCTGACGACCAAGCGGCTGCCGCTGAAGGCGATCGTGCACGAGCTGTTGTGGTTCCTGAAGGGCGACACCAACATCAAATATCTGCGCGACAACGGCGTCACCATCTGGGACGAATGGGCCGACGCCAATGGCGATCTGGGGCCGGTCTACGGCCATCAATGGCGCTCCTGGCCGGCGCCGGACGGACGCAGCATCGACCAGATCGCCAACGTCGTCGACATGATCAAGCGCAATCCGGATTCGCGACGCCTGATCGTCACGGCCTGGAATCCGGCCGACGTCGAGAAGATGGCGCTGCCACCCTGCCACTGCCTGTTCCAGTTCTACGTCGCGAACGGCAAATTGTCCTGCCAGCTCTATCAGCGCTCGGCCGATGTCTTCCTCGGCGTGCCCTTCAACATCGCTTCCTATGCGCTACTCACCATGATGGTCGCTCAGGTCACCGGCCTGAAGCCCGGCGACTTCGTGCATTCGTTCGGCGACACCCATCTCTATTCCAATCATCTGGAACAGGCGCGACTCCAGCTCACGCGCGCGCCACGCGCCTTGCCGGTGATGCGGATCAATCCGGATGTGAAGGACATCTTCTCCTTCCGTTATGAGGATTTCGAACTCGTGGGCTACGATCCGCATCCGCATATCAAGGCGGAAGTCGCAGTCTAG
- a CDS encoding GNAT family N-acetyltransferase produces MSLSIRRARPGEAGLVLDFVRELAEYEKLSHEIEASEADIAGALFGNDPRLFCAIACWDGEPVGFAVWFLNFSTFSGRYGIYLEDLYVRPSHRGKGLGKALLVYLAQECVDNGWPRLQWAVLDWNAPSIAFYKSIGAVMLDDWTLCRVSGAALARLAGRAS; encoded by the coding sequence ATGTCGCTCAGCATCCGCCGCGCACGTCCTGGCGAGGCCGGGCTCGTCCTTGATTTCGTCCGCGAGCTTGCCGAATACGAAAAGCTCTCGCATGAGATCGAGGCGAGCGAAGCCGATATTGCCGGAGCCTTGTTCGGCAACGATCCCAGGCTGTTTTGTGCGATCGCCTGTTGGGACGGCGAGCCGGTCGGCTTTGCGGTTTGGTTCCTGAATTTCTCCACCTTCAGCGGCCGCTACGGCATCTATCTCGAAGACTTGTATGTGCGGCCGTCGCATCGCGGCAAGGGTCTCGGCAAGGCGCTGCTGGTCTACCTGGCCCAGGAATGCGTCGACAATGGCTGGCCGCGCCTGCAATGGGCCGTGCTCGACTGGAACGCGCCGTCCATCGCATTCTACAAATCGATCGGCGCCGTCATGCTGGACGATTGGACGCTGTGCCGCGTCTCCGGTGCTGCACTGGCTCGGCTTGCGGGGAGAGCATCCTGA
- a CDS encoding dihydrofolate reductase, which yields MEIVFVVAVAENGVIGAGNAIPWRLKSDMARFKALTVGKPVIMGRKTFESLPGRRPLPNRTNIIITRDADYRAAGAIVTTSAADAGAVARGDALRRSVAEIAVIGGAEIYRQWLDRADRLEITEVHARPDGDTHFAIDKTQWQETERVRHPAGPDDTADYSYVTYRRRSPH from the coding sequence ATGGAGATCGTGTTCGTCGTTGCGGTCGCGGAGAATGGTGTCATCGGAGCCGGCAATGCGATCCCCTGGCGGCTGAAATCCGATATGGCGCGCTTCAAGGCTCTCACCGTCGGCAAACCCGTCATCATGGGCCGCAAGACCTTCGAATCCCTGCCCGGGCGCCGGCCGCTGCCGAACCGCACCAACATCATCATCACGCGTGACGCGGACTATCGCGCCGCGGGCGCCATCGTCACGACATCAGCAGCCGACGCGGGAGCGGTTGCGCGTGGTGACGCCCTGCGGCGTTCGGTCGCCGAGATTGCGGTGATCGGCGGCGCCGAAATCTACCGTCAGTGGCTCGATCGTGCCGATCGCCTCGAGATCACGGAAGTGCATGCGCGTCCCGACGGTGACACGCATTTCGCCATCGACAAGACGCAGTGGCAGGAGACCGAGCGTGTTCGCCATCCGGCCGGACCTGACGACACCGCCGACTACTCCTATGTGACATATCGTCGGCGATCACCCCATTAA
- the hflK gene encoding FtsH protease activity modulator HflK gives MPWKNQGGGPWGSGPKGPWGTGPQPVGPRPPDLEDLLRRGQDRLQQIMPGGYFSGIGITLILLIIIALWLLSGFFRVQSEEQGVVLRFGKHVRTVDPGLNYHLPYPIETVLLPKALRVSTISIGMTLIDDPARRGRSIRDVPEESLMLTGDENIVDVDFTVLWRIKPNGVGNFLFNIQNPEGTVKAVAESAMREVIGRSNIQPILTGARTQTETTVQDLMQKTLDGYGAGIQITQVQMQKVDPPAQVIDAFRDVQAARANLEQLQNEAQTYANKVVPEARGKAAQILQAAEGYKEQAVAEAKGQSARFLKVYEEYKKAPDVTRERIYLETMERVLGGSDKLIYDGSSSGQGVVPYLPLNELSAKKPTMTGQQPSGGSR, from the coding sequence ATGCCGTGGAAGAATCAGGGCGGTGGCCCTTGGGGCTCGGGTCCGAAAGGACCATGGGGCACAGGCCCGCAACCGGTCGGGCCGAGGCCGCCGGATCTGGAAGACCTTCTGCGGCGCGGTCAGGACCGGCTCCAGCAGATCATGCCGGGCGGCTATTTCTCCGGCATCGGCATCACGCTGATCCTGCTCATCATCATCGCGCTCTGGCTGCTGTCGGGCTTCTTCCGCGTGCAGTCCGAAGAGCAGGGCGTCGTGCTGCGCTTCGGCAAGCATGTGCGCACCGTCGATCCGGGCCTGAACTATCATCTGCCCTATCCGATCGAGACCGTGCTGCTGCCGAAGGCGCTGCGCGTCTCCACCATTTCAATCGGCATGACACTGATCGATGATCCGGCCCGCCGCGGCCGCTCGATCCGTGACGTGCCTGAAGAGAGCCTGATGCTGACCGGAGACGAGAACATCGTCGACGTCGACTTCACCGTGCTGTGGCGCATCAAGCCCAACGGCGTCGGCAACTTCCTGTTCAACATCCAGAACCCCGAGGGCACCGTGAAGGCGGTCGCCGAAAGCGCGATGCGCGAGGTGATCGGCCGCTCCAACATCCAGCCGATCCTGACCGGGGCGCGGACGCAGACCGAGACCACCGTGCAGGACCTGATGCAGAAGACGCTCGACGGCTACGGCGCCGGCATCCAGATCACCCAGGTGCAGATGCAGAAGGTCGACCCGCCGGCGCAGGTGATCGATGCGTTCCGCGACGTGCAGGCCGCGCGCGCCAATCTCGAGCAGCTGCAGAACGAAGCGCAGACCTATGCCAACAAGGTCGTGCCTGAAGCCCGCGGCAAAGCTGCGCAGATCCTGCAAGCGGCCGAAGGCTACAAGGAGCAGGCGGTCGCCGAGGCCAAGGGCCAGAGCGCGCGCTTCCTGAAAGTGTACGAGGAATACAAGAAGGCGCCCGACGTGACGCGTGAACGGATCTATCTGGAGACGATGGAGCGCGTGCTCGGCGGCTCGGACAAGCTGATTTATGACGGAAGCTCGTCGGGCCAGGGCGTCGTGCCCTATCTGCCGCTCAATGAATTGTCGGCCAAGAAGCCTACGATGACCGGCCAGCAGCCGAGCGGAGGTAGCCGATGA